CTCGAAAGTGGCGATTCAGTTTTTAGAGGATTTGGTACATCAGCCGTTTAAGCGCCGGATTGTGAAAAATGGCGATCGCTTAGATATTGGTAACGGTCATGAATTTGAATTCGTCATCGCCCCAAATCTTCATTGGCCTGATACTATCTTCAGTTTCGACCACAAAACCCAAATTCTCTACACCTGCGACGCTTTCGGAATGCATTATTGTACCGAGAGTACTTTTGATGACGATTTAAAAGCTATTGAACCAGATTTTAAATATTACTACGAATGCTTGATGGGGCCGAATGCGCGGTCAGTGCTGTCAGCCCTTAAGCGTATGGGAGAACTCCCAGATATCAAAATGATTGCTACCGGTCACGGGCCGCTACTATCTCACAACGTCGAAGAACTGACTGGACGTTACCGTCGTTGGAGTCAAACGCAAGCCAAGCCAGAAACAGTAATTGGAATATTTTATGTTTCTGAATACGGCTATAGCGATCGCCTCGCCCAAGCAATTGCCAATGGGATCGCTAAAACTGGGGTGGCTGTAGAATGGGTAGACTTGAATTCCGGCGTTGATTTACAAGAACTGCGGGAATTGGTCGGTCGTTGTGCTGGACTAGTTGTAGGTGTACCGCCAGTTTCTAGTTCTGCTAGTACCCAAGCCGCCCTGAGTACTGTTTTAGGATCTGCTAAAGAAAAACAAGCCATCGGCATATTTGAAACTGGCGGCGGCGATGACGAACCGATAGATCCTTTATCAAGTAAATTCCGTAACTTAGGACTGACAACAGTTTTCCCAGCTATTCGGATTAAACAAACTCCCAGCGAAAACACTTACAAACAGTGTGAAGAAGCAGGCACAGACTTAGCTCAGTGGGTAACACGCGATCGCAGTATCAAAGCGATGAAATCTCTGGGTGCTGACTTAGACAAAGCCCTCGGTAGACTTAGCGGCGGGTTATATATCATCACCGCCAAAAAAGGCGATGTCTCCAGTGCGATGTTAGCCTCTTGGGTAGCGCAAGCCAGCTTCAAACCCTTAGGATTTTCCATTGCAGTAGCCAAAGATCGGGCGATTGAATCACTCATGCAAGTTGGCGATCGCTTTGTCCTCAACGTGTTGGAAGAAGGTAATTACCAAACACTGATGAAGCACTTTTTGAAGCGATTCGCCCCAGGTGCAGATCGCTTTGAAGGTGTGAAAACTCAGCCAGCCGAAAACGGCGCACCCATCCTCACCGATGCATTATCATACATTGAGTGTGAAGTAAAGAGCCGGATGGATTGTGGCGATCACTGGGCAGTATACAGCACCGTCTACGCCGGACGAGTTTCTAAACCAGAAGCCTTGACTGCTGTGCATCACCGTAAAGTTGGCAACCATTACTAAAAGACAAGGGAGACAAGGAGGATAGGGAGGACAAGAGGGAAATAACAATGCCCTATTCCCAATTCTCCATGCCCCATTCCCCATTCCTCAAACCACTATGTCTACAACCAAACCCCGCGACGTTCAAGTTTTACCAATAGCTACAGATACAACAGTACTGCGATCGCGCAGTTGGTCGAGGTTAAGGTTTGAAATTGAGTATGCTTTAGCCAAGGGTACAACTGCTAATTCTTATGTGATTCAAGGCGATAAAATCGCTCTCATTGACCCTCCGGGGGAAACTTTTACGCAAATCTATTTAGATGCTTTGCAAAAAAGATTTGATGTCACAGCGATCGCTTATGTAATTTTGGGTCATGTCAATCCCAACCGCGCCGCTACTTTAAAAGCTTTGCTGGAACTTGCACCGCAGATAACCTTTGTGTGTTCTAATCCTGGGGCGATCGGTTTACGTGGGGCGTTAGAAAACCCAGATTTACCAATTATGATAATGCGGGGGGACGAAACCCTAAATTTAGGTAAGGGTCACGATCTACAATTCATTCCCACCCCCAACCCCCGCTATGCAGACCTACTCTGCACTTACGATCCGCAAACCGAGATTCTCTACTCCGATAAGTTCTTTGGCGCGCATATTTGTGGCGATCAGGTGTTTGATGAAGGTTGGGAATCGATTAACGAAGATCGCCGCTATTATTTTGATTGCTTGATGGCTCCCCATGCACGTCAAGTGGAAACAGCCTTAGATAAACTTGCCGATTTTCCGGCGAGAATTTACGCCACTGGCCACGGGCCTTTAGTGCGCTATGCGTTAATTGAACTTACCAAAGCTTATCGGGAATGGAGTCAACAGCAGACATCCGCAGACTTGACAGTAGCTTTGATTTATGCATCAGCGTATGGAAATACAGCAACCTTAGCCCAAGCGATCGCCCGTGGCATCACAAAAGCTGGTGTGGCTGTAGAATCAATTAACTGCGAATTTACCGACCCTGAAGACATTCGCGCTGCTGTCGAAAAATCTGCGGGCTTTGTCATCGGTTCGCCTACCCTTGGCGGTCATGCGCCCACACCCGTACAAACAGCTTTAGGTATTGTTCTCGCCACCGCTACTAATAATAAACTTGCCGGCGTATTCGGTTCCTTCGGCTGGAGTGGTGAAGCCGTTGATTTAATTGAAGGTAAACTCAAAGACGCAGGTTATCGCTTTGGTTTTGATACCATCCGCGTCAAATTCAAACCCAACGATGTCACCTTGCAACTGTGTGAAGAAGCCGGAACCGACTTTGCACAAGCATTGAAGAAAGCGAAAAAAGTGCGATCGCAAAGTGTTCCCGCCACTACTGTAGAACAAGCCGTTGGGCGAATTGTTGGTTCGTTGTGCGTTCTCACAGCCAAGCAAGACGATATATCGAGTGGGATGTTAGCTTCTTGGGTTGCTCAAGCTAGCTTTAGCCCTCCTGGTTTAACCATAGCCGTGGCCAAAGACCGTGCTGTAGAAACTTTGACGCACACAGGAAATCAATTTGTCTTGAATATCCTTAAAGAAGGAAATCATCTAGGCTTGATGAAGCATTTCCTCAAACCTTTTGGCCCCGGACAAGACAGATTTGCTGATGTCGCCACTCAAGAAGCCGAAAACGGTTCTCCCATCCTCAATGATGCTTTGGCATATTTGGAGTGTTCCGTAAAAAATCGCATGGAATCTGGCGATCACTGGCTGGTTTATGCGACTGTCGAGAATGGTAAAGTGTTAAATCAAGATGGTGTTACAGCCGTCCATCATCGCAAGTCTGGTACTCATTACTAAAAGAAGGATATTAAAAAAGCTCAAGCATCGGTGCTTGAGCTTTTGCTAATTTTAATTAGTTGATGGGTCTGATGAAATTATCAACAGCCCCTAACCTTATTTTTTTATAAAACCTCTAACTTAGTAGCGATTGC
The genomic region above belongs to Calothrix sp. NIES-2098 and contains:
- a CDS encoding flavin reductase-like, FMN-binding protein → MSTTKPRDVQVLPIATDTTVLRSRSWSRLRFEIEYALAKGTTANSYVIQGDKIALIDPPGETFTQIYLDALQKRFDVTAIAYVILGHVNPNRAATLKALLELAPQITFVCSNPGAIGLRGALENPDLPIMIMRGDETLNLGKGHDLQFIPTPNPRYADLLCTYDPQTEILYSDKFFGAHICGDQVFDEGWESINEDRRYYFDCLMAPHARQVETALDKLADFPARIYATGHGPLVRYALIELTKAYREWSQQQTSADLTVALIYASAYGNTATLAQAIARGITKAGVAVESINCEFTDPEDIRAAVEKSAGFVIGSPTLGGHAPTPVQTALGIVLATATNNKLAGVFGSFGWSGEAVDLIEGKLKDAGYRFGFDTIRVKFKPNDVTLQLCEEAGTDFAQALKKAKKVRSQSVPATTVEQAVGRIVGSLCVLTAKQDDISSGMLASWVAQASFSPPGLTIAVAKDRAVETLTHTGNQFVLNILKEGNHLGLMKHFLKPFGPGQDRFADVATQEAENGSPILNDALAYLECSVKNRMESGDHWLVYATVENGKVLNQDGVTAVHHRKSGTHY
- a CDS encoding flavin reductase domain-containing protein, which codes for MVALTERTEKRLTIQTVEIAPDTTAIRSLDWDRDRFDIEFGLQNGTTYNSFLIRGEQTALVDTSHEKFRQLYFDTLTGLINPTEIDYLIVSHTEPDHSGLIKDLLQMAPEITIVASKVAIQFLEDLVHQPFKRRIVKNGDRLDIGNGHEFEFVIAPNLHWPDTIFSFDHKTQILYTCDAFGMHYCTESTFDDDLKAIEPDFKYYYECLMGPNARSVLSALKRMGELPDIKMIATGHGPLLSHNVEELTGRYRRWSQTQAKPETVIGIFYVSEYGYSDRLAQAIANGIAKTGVAVEWVDLNSGVDLQELRELVGRCAGLVVGVPPVSSSASTQAALSTVLGSAKEKQAIGIFETGGGDDEPIDPLSSKFRNLGLTTVFPAIRIKQTPSENTYKQCEEAGTDLAQWVTRDRSIKAMKSLGADLDKALGRLSGGLYIITAKKGDVSSAMLASWVAQASFKPLGFSIAVAKDRAIESLMQVGDRFVLNVLEEGNYQTLMKHFLKRFAPGADRFEGVKTQPAENGAPILTDALSYIECEVKSRMDCGDHWAVYSTVYAGRVSKPEALTAVHHRKVGNHY